The Anolis carolinensis isolate JA03-04 chromosome 2, rAnoCar3.1.pri, whole genome shotgun sequence genome has a window encoding:
- the LOC100564623 gene encoding aquaporin-5, with the protein MRKEVCTIAFLRAVFVEFLATAIFVFFGLGSALKWPSALPSVLQIALAFGLAIGTMAQTFGHISGGHMNPAVTIAFFIGNQISFFRMLFYIVAQLVGAIAGAGVLYGVTPTNARGNLAVNGLSNNTTAGQAVVVEMILTFQLVMCVFASTDSRRNDHVGSPALSIGLSVTLGHLVGIYFTGCSMNPARSFGPAVIMKRFTSAHWVFWVGPIVGGIVASLLYNYFLMPHSMNMSERVAIVKGTYESEEEWEEKEKSMEMSSP; encoded by the exons ATGAGGAAAGAAGTCTGCACCATCGCTTTTCTCCGAGCTGTCTTTGTTGAGTTCTTAGCCACTGCGATTTTTGTCTTTTTTGGCCTGGGTTCAGCCCTAAAGTGGCCATCTGCCTTGCCAAGCGTTCTCCAGATTGCGCTGGCTTTTGGCTTGGCCATTGGCACAATGGCACAGACTTTTGGTCACATCAGCGGTGGTCACATGAATCCAGCAGTGACCATTGCCTTTTTTATCGGGAACCAGATTTCTTTCTTCAGAATGTTATTCTACATTGTGGCCCAGCTGGTAGGGGCCATTGCTGGTGCAGGCGTTCTTTATGGAGTGACTCCCACAAATGCCCGTGGCAACTTGGCAGTCAATggg CTCAGCAACAACACAACTGCAGGCCAGGCTGTGGTGGTGGAGATGATCCTCACCTTCCAGCTTGTGATGTGCGTTTTTGCTTCAACTGATAGCCGCCGAAATGACCATGTGGGCTCCCCGGCTCTGTCTATTGGGCTGTCTGTCACTCTGGGTCACCTGGTTGGG ATTTATTTTACTGGCTGCTCTATGAATCCTGCTCGATCTTTTGGACCTGCTGTTATCATGAAAAGATTCACCTCTGCTCACTGG GTCTTCTGGGTGGGGCCAATTGTTGGAGGCATTGTGGCTTCTCTGCTTTACAACTACTTTCTGATGCCACACTCAATGAATATGTCTGAGAGGGTAGCCATCGTGAAAGGTACCTACGAATCAGAAgaagaatgggaggagaaggagaaaagcaTGGAAATGTCCTCCCCTTGA